One window of the Peptacetobacter hiranonis genome contains the following:
- a CDS encoding tRNA (adenine(22)-N(1))-methyltransferase, translating to MKLTDRLYKIASFVSEGKRVADIGTDHGYIPVYLLNKGTIPFAILADINKGPLENARKEVRHNGLEAKTELRLGSGIEVLEKGEVDEIIIAGMGGALIADILEAKKEVAQSAEKLILQPMQAQEELRKYLLNNGYEIMEEVLENEDFRIYEIMTARYTGKNNTPSDEIYYEVGEKLLNNKNDLFKEFVEKKIRTNKAILEKFESIDNENIRKRREEVESKIEKLEKML from the coding sequence ATGAAATTAACGGATAGATTATACAAAATAGCATCTTTTGTATCTGAAGGAAAAAGAGTAGCAGATATAGGTACAGACCATGGATATATACCAGTTTATCTATTAAATAAAGGTACTATACCATTTGCTATTTTAGCAGATATAAATAAAGGGCCTTTAGAAAATGCTAGAAAAGAAGTTAGACATAACGGACTAGAAGCTAAAACGGAATTAAGACTTGGTTCTGGTATAGAAGTTCTTGAAAAAGGCGAAGTAGATGAAATCATAATAGCAGGAATGGGAGGAGCTTTAATAGCAGATATACTAGAAGCTAAAAAAGAAGTTGCCCAGAGCGCTGAAAAATTAATACTTCAGCCAATGCAGGCACAGGAAGAACTTAGAAAATATCTACTAAACAATGGATATGAAATAATGGAAGAAGTTTTAGAGAACGAGGACTTTAGAATATATGAAATAATGACTGCTAGATATACAGGAAAAAATAATACTCCTTCTGATGAAATATACTACGAAGTTGGAGAAAAGCTATTAAATAATAAGAATGATTTATTTAAAGAGTTTGTTGAAAAGAAAATAAGAACCAATAAAGCTATTTTAGAAAAATTTGAAAGCATAGACAACGAAAATATAAGAAAAAGAAGAGAAGAAGTAGAATCTAAAATAGAAAAATTAGAAAAGATGTTATAA
- a CDS encoding NADH peroxidase — MKKWVCTVCGYIHEGETAPAECPVCKVGPEKFEEMGGERVWADEHRIGVAKGVDEEIVEGLRANFTGECTEVGMYLAMSRQADREGYPEVAEAYKRIAFEEAEHAAKFAELLGEVVEPSTKKNLELRVDAEYGATEGKLKIAKRAKELGLDAIHDTVHEMCKDEARHGKAFLGLLNRYFK; from the coding sequence ATGAAAAAATGGGTTTGTACAGTATGCGGATATATACATGAAGGAGAAACTGCACCAGCAGAATGTCCAGTATGTAAAGTAGGTCCAGAAAAATTCGAAGAAATGGGCGGAGAAAGAGTATGGGCTGACGAACATAGAATAGGTGTTGCTAAAGGTGTTGACGAAGAAATAGTTGAAGGATTAAGAGCTAACTTCACTGGTGAATGTACAGAAGTTGGTATGTACTTAGCAATGTCAAGACAAGCAGATAGAGAAGGATATCCAGAAGTAGCAGAAGCTTACAAAAGAATAGCTTTCGAAGAAGCAGAACACGCTGCTAAATTTGCTGAATTATTAGGAGAAGTTGTTGAACCATCAACTAAGAAAAACCTTGAATTAAGAGTTGACGCTGAATACGGAGCAACTGAAGGAAAATTAAAAATAGCTAAAAGAGCTAAAGAACTAGGATTAGATGCTATACATGATACAGTTCACGAAATGTGTAAAGATGAAGCTAGACATGGTAAAGCATTCTTAGGATTATTAAACAGATACTTCAAATAA
- the rpoD gene encoding RNA polymerase sigma factor RpoD: MDKVKAENKNKELKEKANALILKGKKNGSLTFEEIGDAFETVEMNKEQMDNLYDTLQSVGIELVDEKSKKNNATFAVGNNDDMGFDHIDDPDSDDDDKDGDSEALDLSLPKGISIDDPVRMYLKEIGKIPLLKPHEEVEYAKRMHEGDELAKQRLVEANLRLVVSIAKRYVGRGMLFLDLIQEGNLGLIKAVEKFDYEKGFKFSTYATWWIRQAITRAIADQARTIRIPVHMVETINKLMRVSRQLLQELGRDAKPEEIAKEMDLSVEKVREIMKIAQDPVSLETPIGEEEDSHLGDFIPDDDAPAPDISAAYSLLKEQIDEVLGSLNEREQKVLKLRFGLEDGRARTLEEVGKEFDVTRERIRQIEAKALRKLRHPSRSKKLRDYLD; the protein is encoded by the coding sequence GTGGATAAAGTTAAAGCAGAAAACAAAAACAAAGAGCTAAAAGAAAAGGCAAACGCACTGATATTAAAAGGGAAGAAGAATGGGTCTCTTACATTTGAAGAAATAGGTGATGCTTTTGAAACAGTTGAAATGAATAAAGAGCAGATGGATAACCTTTACGATACACTTCAGAGTGTAGGAATAGAACTAGTAGATGAAAAATCTAAGAAAAACAATGCAACATTTGCAGTTGGAAATAATGACGATATGGGATTTGATCATATAGACGATCCTGATTCTGATGATGACGATAAAGATGGTGATTCAGAAGCATTAGATTTATCGCTTCCAAAAGGAATAAGTATTGACGACCCAGTTAGAATGTACCTTAAAGAAATAGGTAAAATCCCACTACTTAAACCACATGAAGAAGTTGAATATGCAAAAAGAATGCATGAAGGTGACGAATTAGCAAAACAGAGACTAGTAGAAGCGAACTTAAGGCTAGTTGTAAGTATAGCTAAAAGATATGTAGGTAGAGGAATGTTATTCCTAGACTTAATACAGGAAGGGAACCTAGGTCTTATAAAAGCGGTTGAAAAATTCGACTACGAAAAAGGATTCAAATTCAGTACATATGCAACTTGGTGGATAAGACAGGCTATAACTCGTGCTATAGCTGACCAGGCGAGAACAATAAGAATACCTGTACATATGGTTGAAACAATAAACAAACTTATGAGAGTTTCAAGACAGTTACTTCAGGAATTAGGTAGAGATGCTAAACCAGAAGAAATAGCTAAAGAAATGGATCTTTCAGTAGAAAAAGTAAGAGAAATAATGAAGATAGCTCAGGATCCAGTATCATTAGAAACTCCAATAGGTGAGGAAGAAGATTCTCATTTAGGAGATTTCATACCAGATGATGATGCTCCAGCTCCAGATATATCAGCTGCATACTCACTATTAAAAGAACAGATAGATGAAGTATTAGGATCATTAAATGAAAGAGAACAGAAAGTTCTTAAACTAAGATTTGGTCTTGAAGACGGTAGAGCTAGAACTCTTGAAGAAGTTGGTAAAGAGTTTGATGTAACAAGAGAAAGAATAAGACAGATAGAAGCTAAAGCACTTAGAAAATTAAGACATCCAAGTAGATCTAAAAAACTTAGAGATTATCTTGATTAA
- a CDS encoding Nif3-like dinuclear metal center hexameric protein, protein MKLKDITKKIENKYPTCLAYDWDNVGLLVGDFDSDVKKVMTVIEANEAVVEEAIEKGVDLIVTHHPFIFGKINRVNTGDFKGNLIHKLIKNDIAVYSMHTNFDIAFDGLNDYFMEVMDFKNTKVLDKIDSNENYCDGRVYGLGRIGELEESVSLKELCNKLKSVLNIECLKVVGDLDKEISKVAVVTGSGSEFAKLAAKEGADVILTGDVKYHEAQDVFDMGMNLVDCGHFDSENIFKDVMYNFLSNELGGVEVIKSETNLNPFKIV, encoded by the coding sequence ATGAAATTAAAAGATATAACTAAAAAAATAGAAAATAAATATCCGACTTGCTTAGCTTATGACTGGGATAATGTAGGTCTTTTAGTTGGAGATTTTGACTCAGATGTTAAAAAAGTAATGACAGTAATAGAAGCAAATGAAGCTGTTGTAGAAGAGGCTATAGAAAAAGGGGTAGACCTTATAGTTACTCACCATCCGTTTATATTTGGTAAAATAAATAGAGTGAATACTGGAGATTTTAAAGGAAATTTAATACATAAACTTATAAAAAATGATATTGCGGTTTATTCAATGCATACAAACTTTGATATAGCATTTGACGGTTTAAACGACTATTTTATGGAAGTTATGGACTTTAAAAACACAAAAGTATTAGATAAAATAGATTCAAATGAAAATTATTGTGATGGCAGGGTATATGGACTTGGTAGAATTGGTGAATTAGAAGAGTCTGTTAGCTTAAAAGAACTTTGTAACAAGTTAAAAAGTGTATTAAATATAGAATGTTTAAAGGTTGTTGGAGATTTAGATAAAGAAATATCTAAGGTAGCAGTTGTTACTGGTTCTGGATCTGAATTTGCAAAACTAGCTGCCAAAGAAGGCGCAGATGTTATTTTAACTGGAGATGTTAAATACCATGAAGCTCAGGATGTATTTGATATGGGAATGAATTTGGTGGATTGTGGACATTTTGACAGTGAAAATATATTTAAAGACGTTATGTACAACTTTTTATCAAATGAATTAGGTGGAGTAGAAGTAATCAAGAGTGAAACTAATCTAAATCCATTTAAAATAGTATAA
- a CDS encoding DUF3800 domain-containing protein, translating into MINIYIDDSGSRSLKDLDQPVYLLTAVCIDNRYFGDISEKLKVITDRFKFKIENTLQSSFDNNTYTSNRANKMSKLLTDLVISENFELHCSEIIRGDIPYIILDKDDRINTIKRTLRVVESYDIPIFTVYCDKNEFLNRHGKGNESECLLNRKMTEALVEMISIYLEKNNEQACIIADEGNYTVSNYMIPYLRENPSERISSEIMQKKSYDSVNIQLADVCAYTTNMKLMHNIKKDNYKHKKIAEELFTVIENYNTLNRLF; encoded by the coding sequence TTGATAAATATTTATATTGACGACTCAGGAAGCCGCAGCCTTAAAGATTTAGATCAGCCTGTATATCTTTTAACCGCTGTTTGTATAGATAATAGATATTTTGGAGATATTAGCGAAAAATTAAAGGTAATAACAGATAGGTTCAAGTTTAAAATCGAAAATACACTGCAGTCATCTTTTGACAATAATACATATACATCTAATAGAGCCAATAAGATGTCAAAACTTTTAACCGATTTAGTTATCAGTGAAAACTTTGAGCTACATTGCTCAGAAATTATAAGAGGAGATATTCCATATATAATTTTGGATAAAGATGATAGGATAAATACCATTAAAAGAACTCTTAGAGTTGTAGAAAGCTATGATATACCTATATTTACTGTTTATTGTGATAAAAATGAGTTTTTAAATCGTCATGGTAAAGGAAATGAGTCTGAATGTTTATTAAACAGAAAAATGACAGAGGCGCTTGTTGAAATGATTTCTATTTATTTAGAAAAAAACAATGAACAAGCTTGTATAATAGCTGACGAAGGTAATTATACTGTTTCTAACTATATGATTCCTTATCTTAGAGAAAATCCAAGCGAAAGAATAAGTTCTGAAATTATGCAGAAAAAAAGCTACGATAGTGTAAATATCCAGCTTGCAGATGTATGCGCTTATACAACTAATATGAAACTGATGCATAATATTAAGAAAGATAATTATAAGCACAAGAAGATTGCCGAGGAATTATTTACTGTTATAGAGAATTATAATACCTTAAATAGACTATTCTAA
- a CDS encoding DUF5808 domain-containing protein, which translates to MTNYNIELMVMVPIIILLAIVDYNMQKFTSKKVFYGVNIPEKYRNFEELKHIDKSYKRGIIISTTAVLIIQIGLSLYANFTLNENLYLTAVTVPIILTVILYYFIYYSSYKKVLIFKEEHLSTINPELKSERTQILDVDFIHERDKLVKKYSLIYIIPILLVVASSAYAFINYDKIPEMMPTHFNFQGIADGFTVKTKASFFAQIGMQVVVMVLVYFGSVYSLKARIKIDKNDSKSDIANTIKYLNHLASESFFMLFAMALLFSSISFGLVNQKVNQILVILSTVLLLASIVPLIYTSSKLKKGNYSDVSYTVDDDDKYWVLGCFYYNPNDPSAFVQKRFGIGWTVNLGSTKGKVLIACIVLMLVATIFISFKFAA; encoded by the coding sequence ATGACTAACTATAATATAGAATTAATGGTTATGGTTCCTATAATTATTTTACTTGCAATTGTAGACTACAATATGCAAAAATTTACAAGTAAGAAAGTATTCTATGGGGTTAATATTCCGGAGAAATATAGAAATTTTGAAGAATTAAAACATATAGATAAAAGCTACAAAAGAGGTATAATAATCTCTACTACTGCTGTACTTATAATCCAAATTGGATTATCTTTATATGCTAATTTCACACTAAACGAAAATCTTTACCTTACAGCTGTTACAGTACCTATAATACTTACAGTTATTTTATACTACTTTATATACTATAGTAGTTATAAAAAAGTACTAATATTTAAAGAAGAGCATCTTTCTACAATAAATCCTGAGCTTAAATCAGAAAGAACTCAGATACTTGATGTAGATTTTATTCATGAAAGAGATAAATTAGTAAAAAAATACAGCTTAATATATATTATTCCTATACTTTTAGTTGTAGCATCTTCAGCTTATGCTTTTATTAACTACGATAAAATACCTGAAATGATGCCTACACACTTCAATTTCCAAGGAATTGCAGATGGATTTACTGTAAAAACTAAAGCTTCTTTCTTTGCTCAAATAGGTATGCAAGTTGTTGTAATGGTTTTAGTTTATTTCGGCTCTGTTTATTCTTTAAAAGCTAGAATAAAAATAGATAAAAATGATTCTAAATCCGATATAGCAAATACTATTAAGTATTTAAACCATTTAGCTAGCGAATCATTCTTTATGTTATTTGCAATGGCCTTACTTTTCAGTTCAATTTCATTTGGACTTGTTAATCAGAAAGTAAATCAAATACTTGTAATTTTATCAACTGTACTACTTTTAGCATCAATAGTTCCTTTAATCTATACATCTTCTAAATTAAAGAAAGGTAACTATTCTGATGTTTCATATACTGTTGATGATGATGACAAATACTGGGTTTTAGGTTGTTTCTACTACAATCCCAATGATCCTTCAGCATTTGTTCAGAAAAGATTTGGAATTGGTTGGACTGTCAATCTAGGAAGCACTAAAGGAAAAGTTCTAATTGCATGTATTGTACTTATGCTAGTTGCAACAATTTTCATAAGCTTTAAATTTGCAGCATAG
- a CDS encoding GntR family transcriptional regulator, which produces MKLELDFSSSKSIYLQIEDNLIKAIAKGDLKIGESLPSVRSMAEDIGVNLHTVNKAYNELKDRGYLNIDRRKGAVVADLPMEKNEIKEKELFDELEILISNSFLSGIQKDEFLKLAEKIYNECEVVKND; this is translated from the coding sequence ATGAAATTAGAACTAGACTTTAGTAGCAGCAAATCCATATATCTGCAAATAGAAGATAATCTTATAAAAGCAATAGCAAAAGGAGATTTAAAAATAGGAGAATCTCTACCTTCTGTTAGAAGTATGGCTGAGGATATTGGTGTAAATCTTCATACTGTCAACAAAGCATATAATGAGCTCAAAGACAGAGGTTATCTAAATATAGACAGAAGAAAAGGCGCTGTTGTAGCAGATCTTCCAATGGAAAAGAACGAAATTAAAGAAAAAGAATTATTTGATGAATTAGAAATATTAATATCTAATTCATTCCTATCAGGTATTCAAAAGGACGAATTCCTAAAATTAGCAGAAAAAATTTACAATGAATGTGAGGTTGTTAAAAATGACTAA
- a CDS encoding purine-nucleoside phosphorylase, with protein MYDKIVEATEYIKGITDIKPEIALILGSGLGAMAENIKNPVKIKYSDIPNFPVSTVVGHAGELIIGELEGKNVVAMQGRFHYYEGYSQSLTTMPVRVMKMLGAETLIVTNAAGGANKDFNAGDLMIIKDHINLSGSNPLIGKNDDRIGPRFPDMSDAYNKEYRDLVKKSAAEEGIDVREGVYTFFSGPNYETPAEIRMVQVLGGDAVGMSTVPEVIAAAHCGMKVIGVSCITNMAAGISETKLNHKEVIETTEKVKVNFAKLITRVIKNL; from the coding sequence ATGTACGATAAAATAGTAGAAGCTACTGAATATATAAAGGGGATAACTGATATAAAACCAGAAATAGCTCTTATACTTGGATCAGGTCTTGGTGCTATGGCTGAAAATATAAAAAATCCAGTAAAAATAAAATACAGCGACATACCTAATTTCCCAGTATCTACTGTAGTAGGTCATGCGGGGGAATTGATTATAGGTGAGTTAGAAGGGAAAAATGTTGTTGCTATGCAGGGAAGATTCCATTATTATGAAGGATATTCTCAGTCGCTTACAACTATGCCAGTTAGAGTTATGAAAATGCTTGGAGCAGAAACACTTATTGTAACAAATGCAGCTGGTGGTGCAAATAAAGACTTTAACGCTGGGGATTTAATGATTATAAAAGATCATATAAATCTAAGTGGTTCAAACCCTCTTATAGGAAAAAATGACGATAGAATAGGGCCTAGATTCCCTGATATGTCAGATGCATATAATAAGGAATATAGAGATTTAGTAAAAAAATCTGCGGCTGAGGAAGGAATTGATGTAAGAGAAGGCGTTTATACATTCTTCTCAGGTCCAAACTATGAAACACCTGCTGAAATAAGAATGGTTCAGGTTTTAGGTGGTGATGCTGTAGGAATGTCTACAGTACCAGAAGTTATAGCTGCAGCGCATTGTGGAATGAAGGTAATAGGAGTGTCTTGTATAACAAATATGGCTGCTGGAATATCAGAAACAAAACTAAACCACAAAGAAGTAATAGAAACAACTGAAAAAGTAAAAGTTAACTTTGCTAAGCTTATAACTAGAGTTATAAAAAATTTGTAA
- a CDS encoding ABC transporter ATP-binding protein — translation MSKYIEFKDVKKIYKMGEVEIAALNGVNFSVDKGECVVIVGASGAGKSTILNILGGMDTATSGQIIVDGKRIDNYNDRDLITYRRYDIGFVFQFYNLVQNLTAKENVELATQICENPLDIDDIMKEVGLENRKDNFPAQLSGGEQQRVAIARALAKNPKLLLCDEPTGALDYNTGKAILKLLQRTCREMGMTVIIITHNSAITPMGDKVIKVKNGMIESITENENPVPIERIEW, via the coding sequence ATGAGCAAATATATAGAATTTAAAGATGTAAAAAAGATATACAAAATGGGTGAAGTAGAGATTGCTGCACTTAATGGCGTAAATTTCTCCGTTGATAAAGGAGAGTGTGTTGTAATCGTCGGAGCCAGTGGTGCTGGAAAGAGTACAATTTTAAATATTTTGGGTGGAATGGATACTGCAACATCAGGTCAAATTATAGTAGATGGGAAAAGAATAGATAATTACAATGATAGAGATCTTATAACTTATAGAAGATACGATATTGGATTTGTTTTCCAGTTCTATAACCTAGTTCAAAATCTTACTGCAAAAGAAAATGTAGAACTTGCAACTCAGATATGTGAAAATCCACTAGATATAGACGATATAATGAAGGAAGTTGGTCTTGAAAATAGAAAAGATAATTTCCCAGCACAGTTATCTGGAGGAGAACAACAGAGGGTTGCAATAGCTAGAGCACTTGCAAAAAATCCAAAGCTACTTCTTTGCGACGAGCCAACCGGAGCGCTAGACTATAACACTGGTAAGGCAATATTAAAGTTATTACAAAGAACTTGTAGGGAAATGGGTATGACAGTTATAATTATTACCCACAACTCGGCAATAACTCCTATGGGCGATAAAGTAATAAAAGTAAAAAATGGAATGATTGAAAGTATTACTGAAAATGAAAATCCTGTTCCAATAGAAAGGATTGAATGGTAA
- a CDS encoding FtsX-like permease family protein — MVMKKALNKDILRDILKSKGRYFSIMLIVALGVAFFSGIKVSPKVMRNTVDNYYDDYNFMDVEVISTLGLTDDDVDAIKKLDTVEGVFPTYSMDVITNVKDQDRVLKVHGLPTDNLSDSNKGYINRVKLIKGRLPKNSGECVVLKPKYDHLNLKIGKTLKIKSGTEDKLSDDLKKDSYKIVGLVETPYYLSYEFGNSSIGSGSVDGIMLIPQDDFKTEAYTEMFITAKGAKEQTSFYQEYKDTVKKTEDQIEKITDERIEHRYNEVVGEATDELNKAKKEYNDKKKETEDKINKAEKELKDGKQKIKDGKQELKTKKAETKQQIKNGFKQLDSAEAQLKNGRKQYEAAKKDFESKKQRANSQISSAESQLAPLKSNIDSLKSNISGLESQLGKPDISEEEKATLTRTISKYKENLSALEGQYNVGYAKIQSIKNQIKSGERKLARTKSELDRNQRKIKTERSKLYTMEEKAQKEFKKAEEEIAKNEKKLVDSEKELEKAKNEAKDEFKKAENDLKEAEDEIKKIEKPEWYVLNRDKQYSSAEYAGCADSIDALAGIFPVFFVLVAALVALTTMTRMVDEQRINIGTLKALGYTPGMIAKKYIVYAMSASAIGSIIGLIVGYTVFPTIIYNAYAIMYTVPKVELGTDLFITVLSIATSIFVTSFAAFAACRRELIEAPSTLMRPKAPKNGKRILLERVGFIWNKIGFIWKVTLRNIFRYKKRFLMTVLGISGCTALILTGFGVRDSIQMIVDVQFGELNKYSMTASYDSDEKTENVEYLKSLISNEKGVKEIGMFHNQNAKVMINNKEKEVTVVIPENKNTFDDFIVLRDRQSHNPIKLDKGIVISEKAARNLDAKVGDKVKILNENDVSAEAVISGITENYVNHYIYMTNDYYKELFNRNADSNRIYGVLDDSITIDQEDKMASKIIDSTCANGTVFTTGIKDGFSDTIKSLNYVVLLMIVSAGALAFVVLYNLSNVNISERIREIATIKVLGFYDKEVSAYIYRENVILTFIGATLGLGLGVILHQFIMVTVEVENMMFGRLINPLSYVAAFVLTIVMGIIVNLVMNKKLKKVEMVESLKSVD; from the coding sequence ATGGTAATGAAAAAGGCACTTAATAAAGACATATTAAGGGATATTTTAAAATCCAAGGGAAGATATTTCTCCATAATGCTAATAGTTGCTTTAGGGGTTGCGTTTTTTTCTGGAATAAAAGTATCTCCTAAAGTAATGAGAAATACAGTTGATAATTATTACGATGATTACAATTTTATGGATGTAGAAGTTATATCTACATTAGGGCTAACAGATGACGATGTCGATGCGATTAAAAAATTGGATACAGTAGAAGGTGTATTCCCGACATATTCTATGGATGTAATTACAAATGTAAAGGATCAAGATAGAGTATTAAAGGTACATGGCCTTCCAACAGATAATTTATCAGATTCCAATAAAGGTTATATAAATAGAGTCAAACTGATAAAGGGGCGACTTCCTAAAAACTCGGGTGAATGTGTTGTATTAAAGCCAAAATACGACCATCTTAATTTGAAAATAGGAAAAACTCTAAAGATAAAATCTGGTACAGAGGATAAATTAAGCGACGATTTAAAAAAAGATAGTTATAAAATAGTTGGTCTAGTAGAAACACCATATTATTTATCTTATGAATTTGGAAATTCATCAATAGGATCTGGAAGTGTAGATGGTATAATGCTTATTCCTCAGGATGATTTTAAAACAGAAGCTTATACAGAGATGTTCATAACAGCAAAAGGAGCTAAAGAGCAGACATCATTCTATCAGGAATATAAAGATACTGTTAAAAAGACAGAAGACCAGATAGAGAAAATAACAGATGAAAGAATTGAGCATAGATACAATGAAGTTGTTGGAGAGGCTACAGATGAGCTAAATAAAGCAAAAAAAGAATATAACGACAAGAAAAAAGAAACAGAAGATAAAATAAATAAGGCAGAAAAAGAATTAAAAGACGGTAAACAGAAGATAAAAGACGGTAAACAAGAATTAAAAACTAAAAAAGCAGAAACAAAACAACAAATTAAAAATGGATTTAAACAGTTGGACTCTGCAGAAGCACAGCTTAAAAATGGTAGAAAACAGTATGAAGCTGCAAAAAAGGATTTTGAGTCTAAAAAACAACGGGCTAATTCTCAAATAAGTAGCGCTGAGAGCCAGCTTGCTCCTCTAAAAAGCAATATAGATTCTTTAAAATCTAATATTTCTGGATTAGAGTCACAGCTTGGAAAGCCTGATATATCAGAGGAAGAAAAGGCAACACTTACTCGGACAATATCAAAATATAAAGAAAATCTTTCGGCTCTTGAAGGGCAGTACAATGTAGGATATGCTAAGATTCAAAGCATAAAAAATCAGATAAAATCGGGAGAAAGAAAATTAGCTCGGACAAAATCTGAATTAGATAGAAATCAAAGAAAGATAAAAACTGAAAGATCTAAGCTTTATACTATGGAAGAAAAAGCTCAAAAAGAGTTTAAAAAAGCAGAGGAAGAGATAGCTAAAAATGAAAAGAAACTAGTAGATAGTGAAAAAGAACTTGAAAAGGCAAAAAATGAAGCTAAAGACGAGTTTAAAAAGGCAGAAAATGATTTAAAAGAAGCAGAAGACGAAATAAAGAAAATTGAAAAGCCAGAATGGTATGTATTAAATAGAGATAAACAGTACTCTTCAGCTGAATATGCTGGATGTGCAGATAGTATTGATGCATTGGCTGGAATATTCCCTGTATTCTTTGTATTAGTAGCGGCTCTTGTTGCACTTACTACAATGACCAGAATGGTAGATGAGCAGAGAATAAACATAGGTACATTAAAAGCTCTTGGATATACTCCAGGAATGATAGCTAAAAAATATATAGTATATGCTATGTCCGCTAGTGCAATAGGTTCTATAATTGGACTGATAGTTGGATATACTGTATTCCCTACAATCATATACAATGCATATGCAATTATGTATACAGTTCCAAAAGTTGAGCTTGGAACAGATCTATTTATAACAGTATTATCAATAGCTACATCAATATTTGTAACTTCATTTGCAGCATTTGCAGCTTGTAGAAGAGAATTAATAGAAGCTCCTTCAACACTTATGAGACCTAAGGCGCCAAAAAATGGTAAGAGAATACTTTTAGAAAGAGTAGGATTTATCTGGAATAAGATAGGATTTATTTGGAAAGTAACTCTTAGAAATATATTTAGATATAAGAAAAGATTCCTTATGACTGTACTAGGTATATCTGGTTGTACAGCGCTTATCCTTACTGGATTTGGTGTAAGAGATTCTATACAGATGATAGTAGATGTACAGTTTGGAGAATTAAACAAGTACAGTATGACTGCTAGCTATGACTCAGATGAAAAAACAGAGAACGTTGAATATTTAAAATCACTTATTTCAAATGAAAAAGGTGTAAAAGAAATAGGAATGTTCCACAATCAAAATGCAAAAGTAATGATAAACAACAAAGAAAAAGAAGTAACTGTTGTAATACCTGAAAATAAAAATACATTTGATGATTTTATTGTTTTAAGAGATAGACAATCTCATAATCCTATAAAATTAGATAAAGGAATTGTTATATCAGAAAAAGCGGCTAGAAACCTAGATGCAAAAGTAGGAGATAAGGTTAAAATATTAAATGAAAATGATGTCAGCGCAGAGGCTGTAATCTCAGGAATTACAGAAAACTATGTAAATCATTACATATATATGACTAACGATTACTATAAAGAATTGTTTAATAGAAATGCAGATAGTAATAGAATTTATGGAGTTTTAGATGATAGTATAACAATAGATCAAGAGGATAAAATGGCAAGTAAGATAATAGACTCTACTTGTGCTAATGGTACAGTGTTTACTACTGGAATAAAAGACGGGTTCTCAGATACTATAAAATCTTTAAACTATGTAGTTCTACTTATGATAGTATCTGCAGGAGCTTTGGCATTTGTAGTTCTTTATAATTTAAGTAATGTAAATATTTCAGA